AGAATAGCAATTTCTTtccccacaaaaaaaataaataaataaagatgataaATGAATGCATCATGGTTTTTAACAACTGTTCTCCTGCCCTGCCCTTTATTTCAGCTGAAAAACATCTTAAAGCATAAAGTCTTCAAACCAACTAAAAGCTCCACAAGGCAACTACGTTCCTGCTGGCCGTAAGTACTCACTCTCTGCTGTCCTAAGCACCAAGGCCAGGCCCCTCTTTAAATACCCTTCATGCTTCTTCTGAAAACTTCAAAGAAGGGTACAGCAAGAAGTGGGACTGTGGCAACTGGAGGGGCCCAGGTGTCCCCTACGTCCGGTTCAACGTCTGGAAGATTCTAGATATCTGAAGCATAACTGGCCCAGTTTCCGGATCGTTCATCCACTGGGTGCTGTTCAAAGGATTTTCCAGCATGTCTTCAAATGCTGTCATAAAAATGTCAAAGTTATTTCTCAGGCTCATACTTCTGCAGATAAAAGCAGCTATATATGTGCTCCCTTTCATGctttcattccctcccctcccccccccccccccaaagaatttGGGATTTAACTctcaaatgtttacagaaaagCTACCATGCAggtaaaaacaagttttggtatAAACGTACAAGGTATGGGAAAGGGTAACTGCAGATGTGTGGCTTAACTTGCTTAAGGTCTCTATTACAGGCTAGTGGACTTTTTGACTTGGAAAACACAGGGCACAACTCCAAGAAAGGCAAAGAATGTGACTGGTTACTATTTTGGCCCCGAGAGCTCAATTGCAGAAACTCTTAGTTGGCACCTTTGATGGCAATTAAGCTCCATCCACCTTAATGCATGTCCTGCATTTTGAAAACCAATGACTTAGTAAGCTTGATACTGAAGTACtagcatggtcatttcttttaaatttgtttttcagGCCTGGAGAATTCTTTGCTGTACATCCTGTTTGTCAAGATATGTCAAAGGGGTGTTAGACTTGAAGGCAAGAGACAGCTGGTACACTGTACTTAAGTGAGAAGATGTTTGGAGACTAAACTCCATTACATCTAAGCAGATGATTTAATACAACAGATTCTGCAGGTATTCTGTGGCACACTGTGTTATCCAAAAGTTGTTCTCCTTGAAGGGGGCATGGACTCCAAGTCACAATACATTGTAGCAATAGGATGACAAGTCTGTAATATATGCATGTTCTGTTCTGTCACCAGCAGACCCCTGGCCCCTTTGTAACTGCAGAACTACTGTTACCAGTTACTGCAGCAAGAATCCCACCATATTCTCACCCAGCTGTGACAATAGAGAAAACAGCGGTGATCATTATCAGAGACTCTTTGAGATGCCAAGGTATGACTAAGTCTGCACTGCTATTCCTTTATCTGGGGGAGGGGAGCTCCAACAACGTAGCCCGACATCTTAAATGGAGACAAAGTCAAAATCCATCTCCTAATGGATTTCTGTACACATTCCCCAACTCCCCCTTTAATGCATAGAGTTCTGCAGACCCTTATTTTAACAATTCCTATCTGTTCCTACAGTGGGGTATGTAAGTGAATGTGAAAACAGGCTCAACTCTTTAGACAAATTGAAGTTTCCATTTAATTGAAGAGCAAAAGCTGCTGTCTCTCACCAAAAAGTGTATGCAGTAACATTAACTTGGTCTCAACTGCACAAAAAGAATCTTTTGGCTTTTAAGTGCTGCTCGTGTAATGATTCAAGTTCTCTCTAGCAGGTCTCTGCATCGGGCCCATGCAAAAACTACTAGTGTGCACCATCTGTATCTACTTACTCCGATGTATGACCTGTATAATATTAGGGGCACAGGATACTCACTTTTCCAAATTTAGATCCTGGGTTCTATAAGTGAGCAGTTACACACTTACCTAACAGTGTTTTGGGGTTTGTTAAGCCTAACTGTACCACTGGATTGTCCAGAATGGCTTGAAACAGAGGACTACTGGTATCGATTCCTTTGTCTAAATCCTCTGGTGAAGGCTTTCTGTCTCCCAGCAGCCACTCACACtgcaaatcaaacaaaatcagtTGCTTCCAATTACAAAGacatacaaaaaaaatgaagTAAAGTTAGAGAAACAGGTATCCTGCATAACAAGTATCATCACATCACCTTTTAGGCTTGAAAGGCAAAAACAGATCAACATAACAGTAATTTTAGCCTCCTCTCCAGGATACCCTGCAGCAATCAGCTGATGACTTAATTCTGATGGGTTGCACCATCTTGTTACAAAACTGCTAGTTACATATTCTGATGTATTTTCTAAATTTCTTTTTATCACTCATATTCCCCTTTTGATATAATATAACCAACCCTAGAAGCCATACTCGTGTGATACACATGCTGAAGGCTAGCTGGAATGGCCCGTCAAAAGACCTACCCTCACTTATGGCCAGCCGGGTCACTATAGTAGTACCAGgtatcttcccttcctccccaggCTTTTGTATAACTCTTCTGCTGTGTACTGTTTCCAGCTGGCCCTTgtagacataagaatagccatattggatcagacagatggttcatttagcccagtatcctgccaacagtggccaatccaaatcacaagtggCAGAATCGCAAAGAATAGGAAGATTCCCATTTGGTGACACTTCATCACTGTGGACATCTCATCACGTGACATCATCACAAATTCAAGCTAAATATATTCAAATATGATGCATGGAAAACTtgtgaaaatgtgtgtgtgtgggggggggggggggggagagatgtgcCAGTATACATCCACGCCTGTTCTTTTGCACCTAAATATTGAGCTTTGTAGATGCTTCCATTTAGCTACAAAAACCTATTTTAGGTCAGTCCCAAGGAGGAAGAGGGATGAGGGTACACACATCCACTCAGCTTGGCAGCCATACCCAGAAGTCCTCATTTTTGTAATCTTtgaaaaagagtaaacaatctaTTCAGGGTCACctgctctactccactcaggattttgtataccctatcatatccccccccccccccccactccactgccttctccaaactgaagaacccAAACCTTTTAAGCCTTTTTTCATATGAGAGTTCCAGTCCTTTAATCATTTTgggtgctcttctttgaaccttttccaattctgctatttatcttttttgagatatggcaaccagaattgcacacagtaatcAAGTTGAGGACACACCATGGACCGAGACACACATTatgttgtcttattttctattcctttccaagAGGCCCAGATTTTAGACCCACCTTTTCCCTATGCTCCACATATTTGAATGACAgttttttcaaagccatttacatgggtaaatagCGATTTATGTGCATAAACAGGCTGGCTGAAAACTACCGTTCTTCAACGCAGCTAAAAACTACACACACTCTTCACCATGAATAAACTTCTAGCTGCATTGAAAGGAGCTCCCGAGGTCATGTTTAAGTTGGGGGGTGGAAGTGTTCAAGTGTAGATAGAATTTTCCACTGCATACCATCCGTTTTCCATGAAAGACACCCATACTAAGAGCttgagcaaagaaaaaaaaaaaaaaagttacccctGGCAAGTTTCAAAGTGACTACATGCTTGAATACTTGTGCTTTGAAAACTGCTGCAAAATCTACATACAAAACATATCCATGGATGCCATCCCAATGTGGACACTGAAAATTGCCACCTTAAAgttcattttttcttatgacattTTAAACCTGCAGTTTTGTCACAAAGTatcaaattatttttcagaccaaGCCCATTTCTTTACAAGCAAGTTATAGCCATGAAAAGAATTATTGAATGTTATGTTCTAACTACTAATTTTGTGTTTTACATCAGAATAATTCAGACCTCTCACAGTCAGTAAATTTGTTGAACTTCTGCCATCTTTCCACTTTACAATAATAAACAAACAGATACTCACAGCTGCATCCTGCTGGTTGTTGTTTACACGGAGAGCATCTACAATTTCTTTTTCATCAAAGCCCATTTCCATCAGGGCAATGATGGCCTAAACCAGAAGACAACGTCTGTTAGATTTAGTGAAAGCCACTAGCAGAATTCAAACAGCAGGTCAGAGTTAATCATctgctacaaaaacttagattgtgagcccagtaagGACAGACAAAGTACttatatataataaatgtaaaccactttggttgtacaacagaaaggtggtatatcaaatccatgaccctttaaaaGCCAAAATATGTTCAGTGCATATACATGCACTCAAAGAACTACTTTAGCCAGAGGTGTGTCCTTTCCTGGCTGATATAGCCGAGGGTTATGGACAGGCAGCAAAAAGTCTGGATCAGACTTTAAAAGTTATCTTCTAAAGCAGCATTGCAGAAATCATACAAAAGTAGATTCAGAAAAAAAAGTGCTAGCTTAAAATGTTGCAATAATTTCCCCAGATGTCTTTGCTTCAGTTCTttaaagtcagagagaaatgtcAAGAATAAAATTAGACTGGTTGAAATAACTGATTTGCTTTGGAAATGTTCCATTCCTTTGAAATTAAAAGTGCATTTTGAACAGTTAGATATGCATACTAATGTTAACCTAGTAATACTTGCCTTTTAGATACAATAAAGAGAAAGCGAGACTTACCCGTGGATCAGGGCGGAATTCTCTTTTCCTGCGTATCTTCTTGAAGATTTCTGTGAGCTCATCCTTGGTGGTATCTTGTCCGCTGGCTTCTGCAGCTGACCCACCAGCTGCTTCCATGGATGGCACTGCTGCTTCTGGGGCTGACTGGCCTGGAAGAGGTGTATCAGCTGTGGGATCATCCGCATGCTCTATCAACCACTCCATGGCTTGTGTTACTGACATGCTGGAGAATAAAAGAAATACAGCTAAATTTGAGCACCAATGAGAAACCCTCATGTGTTCAAGTCCAAAATATAGGTGGTGCAGCTATGTCAAACTGGTAACTGACAGTAAAATAAGTTATCTGTATTCTTCTGAAACAATTTTCAAGCTACTTATGAAAATAAGTCAAATTCTGACAAATGCCTCATTTTCAACCTAATCTCAAAGCAAATGGAAGTAAAATGACTCCCAAGGTTACATGGTTAACAAAAGAGAGCTTTAAATTTGTATCTGAGGATTCTTCCCAGTTCACGATCCCATAAGTGAAGTAGCCACCTAGTGGTTAGCAGGCTAGGCTGTGAACCAGAAAGACCAGGGTTCAAGTCCACCTGACAGTCCTTGAagccttgggcaactcacttaaccctcattcGCCACAGGTACGAATTTAGATTATAAGCCTCTTTGGGGCCAGGGAAAACCtattgtacttgaatgtaacttaccttgaactCCAACtggaaaggtgtgaactaaattctaaataaataaaaaggtgggaAGCAGGCAGCACACAGTCTGGTTGTTAGAGTGAGCACTAGATTATGAATTATGAAAAACGCATCCAGGGTCATGCATTCAAGGCACAGTTCCTTTCTACTGCCAACTCTGAGACCTTAGGAGTCATTTTAGATAAAAAGCTGTAGAGAAatgatatcctgtttccaaggtgATTTAAATCATCACAAAGTGTATAATGGGGTGATCTTATGGGTGGAACTACACAGGTTGCATAATAAGTATATTACTGGCCTGTTCTGTGTACTTTTATCTTATGGTAGCAATGTATATTACTGATCATGCAGTCATGCAATCCTGCAGTACCTACTGCACACTACCCTCCCTTACCTCTACTGCAATCTGAGAATTACATGACCCTTTATCTGCACCAGTACATATGATGCTATTATACAACCTTATTTATACGATACTCTACCTGGTATGCAAGTGATAGGTGAATAAAGAAAACAGGAAGTAGTGACTGATTAAGACAGACAGGCAAGGTCAGAACTATAAACACATGTGTAGGTAAGGCCAACTAGTTAGAGAACACCACATATTTTACCTGGGGCCAATGCAGACAGCAGAGAACTGGGCGACATAAAAACACCACAGATCGATTCAGCAATCGCAGTTCCTACTCCATAAGTGTCAATGTAGGTTCAATACCATCACTCAACAAACTAAAGCTGCAAAGGTTCCAGTACATTTGGTACACAGCTTAGCATACAGCTACCTAGAACACGAGTAAGTGTGCAGTCTTAGCTATGCTCTTCCACCATCATGCTATCATTCAAATACAGACCTGTCAGCAAAATCAGATAAAAAATCTCCTCCTCAGCAAGGGAGGCCATTTTACTATTTATGTTTATTGTCACAACAAATAAAAACTTTATGGACCATTCCACAGAGTGCTGCTGTGATACTGGCCACCAACAGCAAGAAGAAAGATTGAAGTTTGGACAGAAGGTTTGTCCAGAAAGAGACTTAACCCAGGCAGATTCCAATGGTACATACTGATTTAATTGAAGAGCTTTCACTGCTCGATTCTCTGGAAACCCCATTTCTGTCAGCTGACGCAGGGCCGTTTCATCCACTCTGTCCTCCTCACTTTCATCCAGCATTGCTGCAAGATTATAAGTAAGAACtatcatactaggtcagaccaaaggttcatcaagtccagtatcctgtttccaacagtgatcaatcaaggtcacaagtatctggtgggatcccccccccaaaagttacaagatttcatgctgcttagtCCCAGAGATAAGCAGTAGGATTTCCCCAAAATGTACCTtaactggacttttcctccaggaacttgtttgactcccccctccctcaagaGTTTCCTGAACAAGTGGGACAACAGAACTTGACATCTGACACATTTACATTTGCACCATCAAAGCATAATCAATACAGAACATTTACATCCTAAAGTTATAAAGTTTTCCAACTTTATCCTCATTTTTCATTCTAACAAATTAACTCCATCATTCAGTTCACCCCTATTCCCTACCCCACTCTCACCCCTTTGTAAGTTAAGGGCTAGGTCTTCACACCCATCCTGTCTATGATCAAGAGAATATCCACATAAATGGCTCCCATATCTTCTCCACAGTACAGTGGCTTGCCCAATTTTATATAGTTCCCACATCCTACTGTATCAGTTCTCCAGGGCTGGTGCGCTAACGTGCTTCCATGAAGCTACAATCATTTTGGCTCAATGCAAAAATGCTCTCACTGTGCTCTATAAAAAGACTGTCAGAGAGATTACAATAATAGTAACTATAAATATTTTGATAGCAGAGTCCTCAGTGTAGAGATTCCAACTGAGATAGACACAGTGCTCTCCTCAGATACACAGCTGTGTGACATGAGATCAGCTACCACAGCTGAAAGTTCACACCTTCAttgcatgcaaccatgcattttAATAGTGAAAGTACACTACAGTAAAACAGGGAACAACAAATCTCTCTGAAATCTAGTCAACGTAAATTAAACGCCAAGTCTCTGTATGCTGTAACTATGCTAGTTCATAATGTTAAACTATGCTCACAAATAAGTCAGTCAATCAAACTttacagctgccattttgaagagcagTGTGTTCTATGTATAGATGTTCTAACCTTAAATTCAATCCAAGGGTTCCTAATGGAGAGGCTTCCAAATTGACTATATTTCAAACAGATTTGTTATATTTCACCGTTACTGCACTTTTACTTTGGTGCACTTTCACTATTAAAGCACATGGTTGCATCCGATGATAGTGCGAAGCTTCAGCTGTGGTAGCGGATCTCATTTCACATGGATGTATCTGAGAAGAGCAGTGTCTATATCTCATTTTGAATCTCTACACTGAGGACTCTACtatcaaaatatttattattacTGTTATCATTGGACATCATTCTTTTTATAGAGGCATTTAGTGTATTTTGATTTACTTTCATTGAGGTTCTTCTATATTCACAATCATTTTGGCAGCAttcaaggagaaattaggtcttacctgaattATCTTTCTATTAGtccttttccactattctagaacctgttggatagttgtgcccatcaaccagtaggcggcgatagagaactgaaaactaagcTGAGACATCTTTCTTGACATCCAGTCCAGTTCCTCAatatttatgtagacaagcagtaaggagaaactcagattaagcacaaccttaaacaactcgctaacctaacactaaccagacaagcaaGCATGTGTGGACctttcatctctggacaacttgtagagaacaagagataggaaggaaggagacagtcattatttgaccctTTATTTCACTGAGAAACCTTGGGCGGGCCTCTGGAATACTGGGAAggactaatagaaaaaaaattatcaggtaagacttaatttctccttccattacctagattcccactattccagaacctgtgtgaTGTTTAAAATCAGTCCCTGTGGTTAAGATCCTGGTACTGCCTCCCTGAGGGCCAAAGCTAGTTTCCAAACGCTGCAATGTCCCCCTGTAGTGCTTGACAAAAGGGTATGCAGCACTGACCACATCGCCATCTTGCAAACATCCAccggagacagtaaggtagtctcctcCCAGGATGacactgtggaaccatgattagGGAGACCTCTGCTGTCAAAAAGCTCAGAAACCCTAAGTGCTgacgcaacagccaccaagaacgctgtctttcacataagatctttcaaggtgGCTTCTGAAGAGTCCAAAgtactaaattaaggttccactctgaaCACAGATTATGAAAGGGAGGCCTCAAGTGGCCTGCTCCCTGCAAGAATTGAACGATATCCCAGTGAACCAAAAGACACGTCTTCTGTAGTCAGCCCCTaaaacaggccaaagctgcaacctgaacttttagaaaacccaacaccaatcctttctgaaggcctgcTGAGAAATGCTAGGACATGtgtgatctgagcagagaagggaggatAAAATCCACAAACAGAACATCAGACCTTGAACATCATCCACACCCTTGCATACACCATGGATGTAGAGCgtttccaagcctgaagcaaggtagcaataacCAAATCAGAATAACCATTTCATTTCAACCGAgacctttcaatggccaagctgtaagaccaaaggggcacaaATCCTGCATGAGCaccagaccttgcttcagtaaGCTGTGTACTTGCggaagatggaaagaaggggattcTTTTCAATATACAGCATACCATGGAACAAgtagggaagacatacagtagacgTGTCTccggccagggctgcagtagaAATCGATCCTCATCGAGCCCAGTTCTTTCCGATGACTGAAGAACTTGgacactttggcattccttttcgtcgccatcaagtccagaagcagaaaaccccatcggtccactatcagctgaaaaccctggctggatagttcccattctcctaagtccaaggagtgcctgctgagaaagttcacctccacattcaagggaCCCAGAGATATGAGCTGAAGtcaagcagagaagatttttctctacCTAACTCATGAGAGAGgccaccttgcttgttgataaGTCACCGTCATCACATTACTGGAGAAAACTCAGACCAGGACCCCTGCCACATAAGGCATTccgcactgccctgagctccaagcaatTTATCAACCCCTGAGACTCCTATTctgtccaggtgccctgtgccagatggaacttgtaataaAGCTCCCCACAACCTGATTTTCTGGCATCTGTTCTCAccaacaccatctcccattgtATTATCAGAAAAGGAGCTCCAACAgtcaaattccttgatgaaaaccACTGCTGCATACTCCATCTGGCAGGTAGTACATCTGCAACACCGGAGACAAGCGACTGAGAAGAGACTCCTGTAATGgctgcatatgagcccttgccaaTGGCGCCACTTCCACAGAACCTGTAGTCCCCAGACTCTGGGCCTGTCTTGAATGAGGAGAAGaagaatctgttgaaccagctttgacTCCTGCGTTCCATAAGGAAGATCCTCTCCCGAAGCTATGTCgaatagaatgcccagatactccaACGTCTGCGGTaaagttagtctgctcttctcaacATTGACCACCCAATCCAATTACTGCAGAAGTCAGATAACTGTCCGTCACTACCACGCTGTCCGAATAGGATGATGCACGAATGAGCCAGTTGTCGAGATGCAGGTGAACTCCGATTTCCTGGCACTGAAGGAAGGCCAACACCAACACTATAACCTTGGAAAACATTCTTGGCGCCGTGGCGACACTGAAGGGCAAAGCTCTGAACTGGAAGCGATGGCCCAGCACCACAAAACGTAGAAACTTCTGATGTGgcagccatatgggtatatgcaagtatgcctccttgagatcaagGGTAACGAAAAATT
This is a stretch of genomic DNA from Microcaecilia unicolor chromosome 6, aMicUni1.1, whole genome shotgun sequence. It encodes these proteins:
- the UBAC1 gene encoding ubiquitin-associated domain-containing protein 1, translated to MFVQEEKIFAGKVLRVHVCTLEGAEWLEEVSEESTIEKLKEKCLKHCAAGSLEDPKSVTHHKLIHATSERVLSDTKTVGEENIQDKDVLILVKKRAPPPPPKMSDVSAEEKRKQDQKAPDKDAILKATANLPSCSVDRTVTQHNMRDFQTELRKILVSLIEVAQKLLALNPDAVELFKKANAMLDESEEDRVDETALRQLTEMGFPENRAVKALQLNHMSVTQAMEWLIEHADDPTADTPLPGQSAPEAAVPSMEAAGGSAAEASGQDTTKDELTEIFKKIRRKREFRPDPRAIIALMEMGFDEKEIVDALRVNNNQQDAACEWLLGDRKPSPEDLDKGIDTSSPLFQAILDNPVVQLGLTNPKTLLAFEDMLENPLNSTQWMNDPETGPVMLQISRIFQTLNRT